From Flavobacterium alkalisoli, the proteins below share one genomic window:
- a CDS encoding sodium:calcium antiporter → MYIAGFLVCAIIIFFAGKKLSFYGDLLADMTGMGKAFIGLILMSTVTSLPELMVGISSVSIVQSADLAMGDILGSCALNLSILSLMDVFTKKDKPLFSQVSKSHILAAAFGIILLALTGLGLFFDRDIVLSHTLGITSIGFGIIYFMSVRTIFKYQKSIPVDATVTEENHTEGYTLRGVILRYSAFALVIIVVALALPFFAEHIAEQTGLGKSFVGTLFLAVSTSLPEIAVSLAAVRMGSPDMAVGNLLGSNIFNIFILFIDDILYTKGLLLKDASDINVMTVFMVVVMTAVAVIGFIFPYQRKRIFLAWDTLVIFLLYVVNLVFLYNMG, encoded by the coding sequence ATGTATATAGCTGGATTTCTTGTTTGTGCGATAATTATATTTTTTGCAGGTAAAAAACTTTCTTTCTACGGCGACTTGCTTGCCGATATGACAGGGATGGGTAAAGCCTTTATAGGCCTCATACTCATGTCTACCGTAACGTCGTTGCCGGAACTGATGGTAGGGATTAGTTCGGTTTCTATTGTACAGTCGGCCGACCTGGCAATGGGCGATATTTTAGGTAGCTGTGCGCTTAACCTTAGCATATTGTCTCTAATGGATGTTTTTACTAAAAAGGATAAGCCCCTGTTTTCGCAGGTATCGAAAAGCCATATACTGGCTGCGGCTTTTGGTATAATATTATTGGCACTCACTGGCCTAGGGTTGTTTTTTGACAGGGATATAGTACTTAGCCATACACTGGGTATAACAAGTATAGGCTTTGGTATAATATACTTTATGTCGGTACGTACAATCTTTAAATACCAGAAATCAATTCCTGTAGATGCCACAGTAACAGAGGAAAATCATACAGAAGGATACACTTTAAGAGGGGTTATACTGAGATACTCGGCTTTTGCCTTGGTTATTATTGTTGTGGCATTGGCACTGCCCTTTTTTGCAGAACACATTGCTGAGCAAACTGGATTAGGCAAATCATTTGTAGGCACATTGTTTTTAGCAGTTTCTACCTCGTTGCCAGAGATTGCCGTTTCATTGGCTGCAGTACGCATGGGCTCGCCCGATATGGCTGTAGGTAACCTGTTGGGTAGTAATATATTTAATATCTTTATTCTGTTCATAGATGATATTCTTTATACAAAAGGATTATTACTAAAAGATGCCAGCGACATTAATGTAATGACTGTTTTTATGGTAGTTGTAATGACAGCCGTTGCTGTAATCGGTTTTATTTTTCCTTATCAAAGGAAGAGAATATTCCTTGCTTGGGACACCCTGGTCATCTTCCTTTTATATGTTGTGAATCTCGTCTTCTTGTATAATATGGGATAA
- a CDS encoding TIGR00266 family protein: MTAHEIDYHIYGEEMQYVEIELDPQEAVVAEAGSFMMMDTGIHMDTIFGDGSNQTQGVMGKLFSAGKRLLTGESLFMTVFLNQYHGKRKVSFASPYPGKIVPIDLTKYGGRFICQRDAFLCAAKGVSVGIEFSRKLGRGLFGGEGFIMQKLEGDGMAFVHAGGTLARKELQAGEVLKVDTGCIVGFTKDVNYDIEFVGGIKNTIFGGEGLFYATLRGPGVVYIQSLPFSRLAGRIYAAAPQGGGQQRGEGSILGGLGNLLDGDNRF; this comes from the coding sequence ATGACAGCACACGAAATTGATTACCATATTTATGGTGAGGAAATGCAATATGTAGAAATAGAGCTTGATCCGCAGGAAGCCGTAGTGGCAGAGGCAGGAAGCTTTATGATGATGGATACTGGTATACACATGGATACCATTTTTGGAGACGGTTCTAACCAAACGCAGGGCGTTATGGGTAAACTGTTTTCGGCCGGTAAAAGGTTACTTACCGGGGAAAGCCTGTTTATGACAGTATTCCTTAACCAGTATCACGGAAAGCGTAAAGTAAGTTTTGCTTCGCCTTACCCGGGTAAAATAGTACCAATAGACCTTACTAAATACGGCGGACGCTTTATCTGTCAAAGGGATGCTTTCCTTTGTGCGGCAAAAGGGGTGTCGGTAGGTATTGAGTTTTCAAGAAAATTAGGCAGGGGCCTTTTTGGTGGCGAGGGCTTTATTATGCAAAAGCTGGAAGGTGATGGTATGGCGTTTGTTCATGCCGGAGGTACTTTGGCACGTAAAGAACTACAGGCAGGCGAAGTACTTAAAGTAGATACAGGTTGTATTGTAGGCTTTACTAAAGATGTAAATTATGATATTGAGTTTGTAGGAGGTATAAAAAATACCATTTTTGGAGGTGAAGGGTTGTTTTATGCAACACTTCGTGGTCCCGGAGTAGTTTATATACAGTCATTACCATTTAGCAGGCTTGCCGGAAGGATTTATGCAGCAGCACCTCAGGGAGGCGGGCAGCAAAGAGGAGAAGGCAGTATTCTTGGCGGACTGGGTAACCTGCTTGACGGAGATAACAGATTTTAA
- a CDS encoding YchJ family protein, which translates to MSSLNCYCGSGKPFSNCCEPYITGKEKAPTAEALMRSRYSAYAVCNADYLWLTTAPKERRHHSKTAILEWAKSNQWIKLEVLKATETTVEFKAYYIDYNLEAQIHHENSRFINQGGNWYYLDGEY; encoded by the coding sequence ATGTCTTCATTAAATTGTTATTGTGGTTCGGGGAAACCGTTTTCAAACTGCTGCGAACCTTATATTACAGGAAAAGAAAAAGCTCCTACAGCCGAAGCACTTATGCGTTCGCGTTACTCTGCTTATGCCGTTTGTAATGCCGATTATTTATGGCTAACCACAGCTCCTAAAGAAAGAAGGCATCATAGTAAAACCGCTATACTGGAGTGGGCAAAAAGCAATCAGTGGATAAAACTGGAAGTACTTAAGGCAACAGAGACAACAGTTGAATTTAAGGCATATTATATAGATTATAATCTGGAAGCACAAATTCATCATGAAAACTCACGTTTTATAAATCAGGGAGGTAACTGGTATTATTTGGACGGAGAGTATTAA
- the thiD gene encoding bifunctional hydroxymethylpyrimidine kinase/phosphomethylpyrimidine kinase has translation MKKKYTYPTVLTIAGTDPSGGAGIQADLKTFSALGCYGMSVITALVAQNTTGVRAIHNVPAEFVQQQLDAVMEDIRPDAIKIGMVHTPQLVEVIVNTLKRYPDIPVVFDPVMVATSGDKLIEDATIEVIVSKLFPLVTLITPNMDEASLLANMTIKTVVQMQHAGEVIAQTGCKTLLMKGGHLKTEQLTSILMNKNGVMNTYVSDKVETNNVHGSGCTLSSAIASYLARGEELRDAVALAQQYINGAIYYGSDVLIGKGNGPLNHFYNPQTMIKNEME, from the coding sequence ATGAAAAAGAAATATACATACCCAACTGTATTAACCATTGCAGGTACCGATCCAAGTGGTGGTGCCGGTATTCAGGCTGACCTGAAAACATTTTCTGCGCTTGGTTGCTACGGTATGTCGGTTATTACTGCATTAGTAGCTCAAAACACAACTGGAGTAAGAGCCATACATAATGTCCCGGCAGAATTTGTACAGCAACAATTAGACGCTGTTATGGAGGATATTCGTCCGGATGCTATTAAGATAGGGATGGTACATACACCACAGCTCGTTGAGGTTATTGTAAATACTCTTAAACGATATCCTGATATCCCGGTAGTGTTTGATCCTGTTATGGTGGCTACAAGTGGTGATAAACTTATTGAAGATGCCACTATTGAGGTTATAGTGTCAAAGCTTTTTCCACTTGTTACACTGATTACCCCAAATATGGATGAGGCTTCGTTACTGGCCAATATGACTATTAAAACTGTTGTCCAAATGCAACATGCAGGAGAAGTAATTGCCCAAACTGGTTGTAAGACTTTGCTAATGAAAGGAGGACACCTGAAAACGGAACAGCTTACTTCAATTCTTATGAATAAAAACGGGGTAATGAATACCTATGTTTCCGATAAGGTTGAGACCAACAATGTTCACGGTTCTGGATGTACATTATCATCGGCTATTGCTTCCTATCTGGCAAGGGGAGAAGAATTGCGGGATGCGGTTGCTTTGGCTCAGCAATATATTAACGGGGCTATTTATTACGGTAGTGATGTACTTATAGGTAAAGGTAATGGACCTTTAAATCATTTTTATAACCCTCAAACCATGATAAAAAATGAAATGGAGTGA
- the thiE gene encoding thiamine phosphate synthase — MERQFPYKLYLVISEEACCGRDMLWVAEQAVKGGVDLVQIREKNKNYSDFLESSLMMKEMLDSYSVPLIVNDNPVVAVNCNAYGIHVGNSDIPPSEIKKKWPGCNMIGYSVEYMEQLSGTEIEFSNYLGVSPVFSTPTKTDTVTEWGLKGVEQIRTLTDKPLVAIGGINQFNAKQVIHAGADCLAVVSAICAAENPVKAAETLRNLIETA, encoded by the coding sequence ATGGAAAGACAGTTTCCATATAAGCTTTATCTGGTTATAAGTGAAGAGGCTTGTTGTGGCAGGGATATGCTTTGGGTGGCAGAGCAGGCTGTTAAAGGCGGGGTCGATTTGGTACAGATACGGGAAAAGAATAAAAACTATTCAGATTTTCTGGAAAGTAGCTTAATGATGAAAGAAATGCTGGACAGCTATTCCGTACCACTTATCGTAAATGATAATCCTGTAGTGGCGGTTAATTGTAATGCTTATGGTATTCATGTAGGGAATTCGGACATACCGCCTTCCGAGATTAAAAAGAAGTGGCCCGGCTGTAACATGATAGGCTATTCGGTAGAATATATGGAACAACTTTCAGGAACTGAAATTGAATTTTCAAATTACTTAGGTGTAAGCCCTGTATTCAGTACGCCAACCAAAACTGATACCGTAACCGAATGGGGGCTTAAAGGTGTTGAGCAGATAAGGACTCTTACTGATAAGCCACTTGTGGCAATAGGCGGCATAAATCAATTTAATGCAAAACAGGTGATTCATGCCGGAGCCGATTGCCTTGCCGTGGTGTCTGCCATATGTGCAGCAGAAAATCCTGTAAAAGCAGCCGAAACACTTAGAAATTTAATAGAAACAGCATGA
- the thiM gene encoding hydroxyethylthiazole kinase has product MRESLWKSVLSVRQNSPLVHNITNYVVMNNTANALLAVGASPIMAHAHPEIEEMVSICGVTVINIGTLDEYWIESMYKAAAKAQELGKPWILDPVGAGASNLRNTTVAQLLKYKPTVIRGNASEIMALANAGGKTKGVDSLHQSTEAIDAAKWLNENTGTVVCISGATDVVIFGNQKILIDNGHVMMTKVTGLGCTATSLIGAFVAGQPENAFEATAAAMALLGVAGEIATAQSNGPGSLQMNLLDKLYNITEEEFNKHIKVSQENGKTVSI; this is encoded by the coding sequence ATGAGAGAGTCCCTTTGGAAGTCTGTCCTGTCTGTAAGACAAAATTCCCCTTTAGTACATAATATTACGAACTATGTGGTAATGAACAACACGGCAAATGCGCTTTTGGCTGTAGGAGCATCACCTATTATGGCACATGCTCATCCTGAAATCGAGGAGATGGTAAGTATTTGTGGCGTTACGGTTATCAACATCGGTACGCTTGACGAATACTGGATAGAAAGCATGTATAAGGCAGCGGCAAAAGCACAGGAGTTGGGTAAACCCTGGATACTCGATCCGGTTGGAGCTGGGGCAAGTAACCTTCGCAATACTACAGTTGCACAACTTTTAAAATATAAGCCTACAGTAATCAGAGGCAATGCATCAGAGATTATGGCATTAGCCAATGCCGGAGGGAAAACCAAAGGAGTAGATAGCCTTCATCAAAGTACAGAAGCCATAGATGCTGCCAAATGGTTAAATGAAAATACCGGGACAGTAGTTTGTATATCTGGAGCTACGGATGTGGTTATCTTCGGAAATCAAAAAATACTTATTGATAACGGTCACGTAATGATGACAAAAGTAACAGGACTTGGCTGTACCGCTACATCTTTAATAGGTGCTTTTGTTGCCGGTCAGCCTGAAAATGCTTTTGAAGCGACTGCTGCTGCAATGGCACTATTGGGTGTTGCAGGTGAAATAGCCACAGCACAGTCCAACGGACCGGGAAGCCTCCAAATGAACCTTCTGGACAAACTGTACAATATAACCGAAGAGGAATTTAATAAACACATAAAAGTCAGTCAGGAAAATGGAAAGACAGTTTCCATATAA